In Shewanella sp. VB17, a single genomic region encodes these proteins:
- a CDS encoding DUF423 domain-containing protein produces MRKGFFLLAALSGFMSVVLGAFAAHGLKTVASPEMIVIFNLGVEYQFYHTFALIAVAFSGHWFRSRLLDWAGYLFIVGMILFSGSLYIYALFDTQWTGPITPIGGVCFLVGWLLIALTVWRNRVVELDG; encoded by the coding sequence ATGCGTAAAGGTTTTTTTTTATTAGCGGCATTAAGTGGGTTTATGTCTGTGGTGCTGGGGGCATTTGCCGCTCATGGATTAAAAACAGTTGCATCACCAGAGATGATAGTCATCTTTAATCTAGGAGTTGAATATCAGTTTTATCATACATTTGCACTGATTGCCGTCGCTTTTTCTGGTCATTGGTTTCGTTCTCGTTTACTCGACTGGGCGGGTTATCTGTTTATTGTTGGGATGATTTTGTTTTCAGGCTCTTTATATATTTATGCCTTGTTTGATACTCAATGGACAGGACCTATCACACCGATAGGCGGTGTTTGCTTCTTAGTCGGTTGGTTGTTGATTGCGCTGACAGTGTGGCGCAACAGAGTTGTTGAGCTTGATGGTTAA